The proteins below come from a single Kitasatospora sp. NBC_00315 genomic window:
- a CDS encoding glycoside hydrolase family 3 N-terminal domain-containing protein — translation MSLRTLGVSVSLVLLLAACSTAPAPTAGASATTPREPAVRSTSPQPPGTPTPSPPALSPLPGPTTGPTTGPSTGASPRPAAGASPGRSAEPTAEQLAGQRVVYSYRGPTPPEALFEDIRAGRAAGVIFFGENIPDTARLKAVVAQLREAQRQSPVQAPLLLMTDQEGGQIRRLPGEPVQSAKEVGLAADPDAAATRTGRAAGENLAGVGLNVNLAPVLDVYDTPGNFIDRTQRSYGKDPEAVASLGSAFVTAQQQAGVAATAKHFPGLGSAPAGSDTDTGPVTLPVALTVLRDVDEAPYSDAVAAGVDLVMLSWAVYPALDPDRPAGLSRTVVQQELRERLGFRGVTITDALEAGSLAAFGTPGQRAVAAAAAGMDLVLCSARDTVQGEQATTALADALDAGSLDRAEFTAAAARVTALREALG, via the coding sequence GTGTCGCTGCGCACCCTCGGAGTGTCCGTGAGCCTGGTCCTGCTGCTCGCGGCCTGTTCGACGGCCCCGGCACCGACCGCCGGGGCGTCCGCGACGACACCCCGGGAGCCCGCCGTCCGCTCGACCTCACCGCAGCCCCCGGGGACACCGACACCCTCGCCCCCGGCGCTGTCGCCGCTTCCCGGCCCGACCACCGGCCCGACGACCGGCCCGAGCACGGGTGCGAGCCCGCGCCCGGCCGCCGGTGCGAGCCCCGGCCGGAGCGCCGAGCCGACCGCGGAACAGCTGGCCGGGCAGCGCGTCGTCTACTCGTACCGGGGCCCCACCCCGCCCGAGGCGCTGTTCGAGGACATCCGCGCGGGCCGGGCGGCCGGCGTGATCTTCTTCGGCGAGAACATCCCCGACACGGCCCGGCTGAAGGCGGTCGTGGCGCAGCTGCGGGAGGCCCAGCGGCAGAGTCCGGTGCAGGCACCGCTTTTGCTGATGACCGACCAGGAGGGCGGCCAGATCCGCCGGCTGCCCGGCGAGCCCGTCCAGTCGGCGAAGGAGGTCGGGCTCGCCGCCGACCCGGACGCCGCCGCGACCCGGACGGGCCGGGCCGCCGGGGAGAACCTGGCCGGGGTGGGCCTGAACGTCAACCTCGCGCCCGTACTGGACGTCTACGACACCCCGGGCAACTTCATCGACCGGACGCAACGGTCCTACGGCAAGGACCCGGAGGCCGTCGCCTCGCTCGGGTCCGCCTTCGTCACCGCGCAGCAGCAGGCCGGGGTGGCGGCCACCGCCAAGCACTTCCCCGGTCTCGGCTCCGCCCCGGCCGGCAGCGACACCGACACCGGCCCGGTGACCCTGCCGGTCGCACTGACGGTGCTGCGCGACGTGGACGAGGCGCCGTACTCGGACGCCGTGGCCGCCGGGGTCGATCTCGTCATGCTGTCCTGGGCGGTGTACCCCGCGCTGGATCCGGACCGGCCCGCCGGCCTCTCGCGCACCGTCGTTCAGCAGGAGCTGCGCGAGCGGCTCGGCTTCCGGGGCGTCACGATCACCGACGCCCTGGAGGCCGGGTCACTGGCCGCGTTCGGCACCCCCGGCCAGCGCGCGGTCGCCGCCGCGGCCGCCGGGATGGACCTGGTGCTCTGCTCGGCCCGGGACACGGTCCAGGGCGAGCAGGCGACCACCGCGCTCGCCGACGCCCTGGACGCCGGCAGCCTGGATCGGGCCGAGTTCACGGCCGCCGCGGCCCGGGTCACCGCCCTGCGCGAGGCACTCGGCTGA
- a CDS encoding PKD domain-containing protein, giving the protein MRARHTVGLATAGLITALGLPAPVAAAEVTILHVNNTVGGTCSDSGPGSEATPFCSIGRAAELVEAGQTVQVEGDRGYDENVTLTHSGTPDKPITFRGAMAPGNSDTAWLAGDDTTTGRPTVTLTGVHDVAIQRLGVVNGVAVTNSSRVTLEDVKSFASNVPSFDVNGGSGVTIRRSWIYPGSTSGVLIHGGADGTVVSHNQVSPGRTVSIEAADATRTAVVNNTVQRGCGPAIALTGAATDSTVVNNVLAAQTADRLPDWACAAGSSATEISVAAAALPGTRTDYNALIPNAGATAYSWNGAAYQDLAAFRAATGQGAHDLLLPPATTYIIAEGSPLIDSADATAPGALATDQAGRPAADDPNVPNTGTGIGYLDRGATELQDKLSGVTLTVDRPWAPIGTTVTATAKATDDWPAALTYHFDFGDGTVVDTASPSAGHVYATVGDRTVKVTATNGVGTAVSSQDVAVKATLPDQLAPAFTVADVLPTSTDPIGHTPPLSVTVDTGATASSWPITASTVDFGDGTGAVTVTYPAGTGHTYTTPGDYTVKLTVRDDHGHSAVSSKVFRAAYAPSGYLPTDAYRVLDTRQVGNGGGAAGGVVQTVKIPIGLARPGAVVSGSIASVVLNLTATGATEDTHLTVWPAGQPRPATSNLNIAAGRTTANLVTVPLGAGESVNVVVNSGRAQVVLDVVGYYQPNVGDRFTTGTPTRLLDTRTGTRLGADETRRVKVAGVNGVPANATAVTVNLTSTDATADTFFTLWSGDRARPVSTSLNPTPRQDRSNQVIVPIGADGTISLYNHEGSAQAVVDVFGWYAPDGQSLYTPVSPLRLGDTRTGSGGKPGADSTTVFGGVPAGATAAVLNVTAVEPTDSSYLTVFAHGSARPVTSNLNVQPGVTVANQVTTPVGPDGRFDVYNHAGSTHLAADLLGYFSKP; this is encoded by the coding sequence GTGCGCGCACGCCACACCGTCGGGCTGGCCACCGCCGGCCTGATCACCGCCCTCGGACTGCCGGCGCCCGTCGCAGCAGCCGAGGTGACGATCCTCCACGTCAACAACACCGTGGGGGGTACCTGCTCGGACTCCGGACCGGGCAGCGAAGCGACGCCGTTCTGCTCGATCGGCCGGGCGGCCGAGCTCGTCGAAGCCGGACAGACCGTCCAGGTCGAGGGGGACCGCGGCTACGACGAGAACGTGACGCTCACCCACTCCGGCACCCCGGACAAACCGATCACCTTCCGCGGCGCCATGGCTCCCGGCAACAGCGACACCGCCTGGCTCGCCGGTGACGACACGACGACCGGCCGGCCGACGGTCACCCTGACCGGCGTCCACGACGTCGCGATCCAGCGCCTCGGCGTCGTCAACGGCGTCGCCGTCACGAACTCCAGCCGGGTCACCCTGGAGGACGTCAAGTCCTTCGCCTCCAACGTGCCGTCCTTCGACGTGAACGGCGGCAGCGGGGTCACCATCCGGCGCAGCTGGATCTACCCGGGTTCCACGTCCGGCGTGCTGATCCACGGCGGCGCCGACGGAACCGTCGTCAGCCACAACCAGGTGAGCCCCGGCCGGACCGTGTCGATCGAGGCGGCCGACGCCACCCGTACCGCCGTCGTCAACAACACCGTGCAGCGCGGCTGCGGACCGGCCATCGCCCTCACCGGCGCCGCCACCGACAGCACGGTCGTCAACAACGTGCTCGCCGCGCAGACGGCGGACCGGCTCCCCGACTGGGCCTGCGCCGCCGGCTCGTCGGCCACCGAGATCTCGGTGGCGGCGGCGGCCCTGCCCGGCACCCGTACCGACTACAACGCGCTGATCCCGAACGCGGGCGCCACCGCGTACTCCTGGAACGGCGCGGCCTACCAGGATCTCGCCGCCTTCCGGGCCGCGACCGGTCAGGGCGCCCACGACCTGCTGCTGCCTCCGGCCACCACCTACATCATCGCGGAGGGGTCGCCTCTGATCGACTCCGCCGATGCCACCGCGCCGGGCGCGCTCGCCACGGACCAGGCCGGCCGCCCGGCCGCCGACGACCCGAACGTCCCCAACACCGGTACCGGCATCGGCTACCTGGACCGCGGGGCCACCGAGCTCCAGGACAAGCTCTCCGGCGTCACGCTGACGGTCGACCGGCCCTGGGCCCCGATCGGCACGACGGTCACGGCGACCGCCAAGGCGACCGACGACTGGCCGGCCGCGCTGACCTACCACTTCGACTTCGGCGACGGCACCGTGGTCGACACGGCGTCGCCCAGCGCCGGCCACGTCTACGCCACCGTCGGCGACCGCACCGTCAAGGTCACCGCGACCAACGGCGTCGGCACCGCGGTGAGCAGCCAGGACGTCGCGGTCAAGGCCACCCTGCCGGACCAGCTGGCGCCCGCCTTCACGGTCGCGGACGTCCTGCCCACCTCGACCGACCCGATCGGCCACACCCCGCCGCTCTCGGTCACGGTGGACACCGGCGCCACCGCCTCCTCCTGGCCGATCACCGCCTCGACGGTGGACTTCGGCGACGGCACCGGCGCCGTCACGGTGACCTACCCGGCCGGCACCGGCCACACCTACACCACGCCGGGCGACTACACGGTCAAGCTCACCGTGCGGGACGACCACGGCCACTCGGCCGTGAGCAGCAAGGTCTTCCGCGCCGCGTACGCCCCGTCGGGCTACCTGCCGACCGACGCGTACCGGGTGCTGGACACCCGGCAGGTCGGGAACGGCGGCGGCGCGGCGGGCGGCGTCGTCCAGACCGTGAAGATCCCGATCGGCCTGGCCCGCCCGGGAGCCGTGGTCTCCGGGTCCATCGCCTCGGTGGTGCTCAACCTGACCGCGACCGGGGCCACCGAGGACACCCACCTCACCGTCTGGCCCGCCGGCCAGCCGCGCCCGGCCACCTCCAACCTCAACATCGCCGCCGGGAGGACGACAGCCAACCTGGTCACCGTCCCGCTGGGCGCCGGTGAGTCCGTCAACGTCGTGGTCAACTCCGGCCGGGCGCAGGTCGTGCTCGACGTCGTCGGCTACTACCAGCCCAACGTCGGCGACCGGTTCACCACCGGCACGCCCACCCGCCTGCTCGACACCCGTACCGGCACCAGGCTCGGCGCCGACGAGACCCGCCGGGTGAAGGTCGCCGGGGTCAACGGCGTCCCGGCCAACGCCACCGCGGTCACGGTCAACCTGACCTCCACGGACGCGACGGCCGACACCTTCTTCACGCTCTGGTCGGGCGACCGGGCCCGCCCGGTCAGCACCAGTCTCAACCCGACGCCGCGCCAGGACCGTTCGAACCAGGTGATCGTGCCGATCGGAGCCGACGGCACCATCAGCCTGTACAACCACGAGGGTTCGGCGCAGGCCGTCGTGGACGTCTTCGGCTGGTACGCCCCGGACGGCCAGAGCCTCTACACCCCCGTCAGCCCGCTGCGCCTGGGTGACACCCGGACGGGATCGGGCGGCAAGCCCGGCGCGGACAGCACCACCGTGTTCGGCGGCGTCCCGGCCGGCGCGACGGCGGCCGTCCTCAACGTCACCGCGGTGGAGCCCACCGACAGCAGCTACCTCACGGTGTTCGCCCACGGCTCCGCGCGACCTGTGACCAGCAACCTCAACGTGCAGCCCGGCGTCACCGTGGCCAACCAGGTGACCACCCCGGTCGGCCCGGACGGAAGGTTCGACGTCTACAACCACGCGGGCAGTACGCACCTCGCGGCGGACCTGCTGGGCTACTTCAGCAAGCCCTGA
- a CDS encoding sulfatase: protein MSRNDQPQVGRRGFLAGAAAVAATAAVPTLTGTAAAAAPATAAARPNILVILTDDQPKQTEWATPRTVDWLVGHGVRFTNGHVVTPLCAPSRSSIFSGRQAHNHGVLDNSSPYNLDQNTTVQRYLKQAGYRTGLFGKYLNAWHAADNPPHFEEWLLEDPVVYNDGAYNDNGTVRTIPGYSTTVIKDRALSFLDKAATDHRPWFAFIAPKASHEPNVPDAKYADTAVPAWDGRPSVTEADRSDKPQYIQDATSTLADARALRRRQLRTLLSVDDAVQEIHDKLVSLGQLDNTLVIYLGDNGYTWADHGWLKKSVPYRPSIEVPFYLSWPAGGLGAGTTDNRVIANIDIAPTILDAAGITPNTPQDGHSLLGGQSRDHLLVEWWKHGTAAGGPHTWSSYVSTTEQYTEYYQIHTDDAGKPVGTGSVVFREYYDLAEDPYQLTNKLYQASAQDERDLGIPALAATLAADRTA, encoded by the coding sequence ATGAGCCGGAACGATCAACCCCAGGTCGGACGCCGCGGTTTCCTGGCCGGCGCCGCCGCCGTGGCCGCCACCGCCGCCGTCCCCACCCTCACCGGCACGGCCGCCGCGGCCGCGCCCGCGACGGCGGCCGCCCGGCCGAACATCCTGGTCATCCTCACCGACGACCAGCCCAAGCAGACCGAGTGGGCCACCCCCAGGACGGTCGACTGGCTGGTCGGCCACGGGGTGCGGTTCACCAACGGCCACGTCGTCACGCCGCTCTGCGCTCCCTCCCGCTCCTCGATCTTCTCCGGCCGCCAAGCGCACAACCACGGTGTGCTGGACAACTCCAGCCCGTACAACCTGGACCAGAACACCACCGTGCAGCGGTACCTCAAGCAGGCGGGCTACCGTACCGGCCTGTTCGGCAAGTACCTCAACGCCTGGCACGCGGCGGACAACCCGCCGCACTTCGAGGAGTGGCTGCTGGAGGACCCGGTCGTCTACAACGACGGTGCCTACAACGACAACGGGACGGTCCGGACCATCCCCGGCTACAGCACCACGGTCATCAAGGACCGGGCCCTGTCCTTCCTCGACAAGGCCGCCACCGACCACCGGCCGTGGTTCGCGTTCATCGCGCCCAAGGCCTCGCACGAGCCCAACGTCCCGGACGCGAAGTACGCCGACACCGCCGTCCCGGCCTGGGACGGGCGGCCGTCCGTCACCGAGGCCGACCGGAGCGACAAGCCCCAGTACATCCAGGACGCCACCAGCACGCTCGCCGACGCGCGGGCCCTGCGCCGGCGGCAGCTGCGGACCCTCCTCTCGGTCGACGACGCCGTACAGGAGATCCACGACAAGCTGGTCTCACTCGGCCAGTTGGACAACACCCTGGTCATCTACCTCGGCGACAACGGCTACACCTGGGCCGACCACGGGTGGCTGAAGAAGTCGGTCCCCTACCGCCCCTCCATCGAGGTGCCGTTCTACCTCTCCTGGCCGGCCGGCGGCCTCGGGGCGGGCACCACCGACAACCGGGTCATCGCCAACATCGACATCGCGCCGACCATCCTGGACGCCGCCGGGATCACCCCGAACACCCCGCAGGACGGGCACTCGCTGCTGGGCGGCCAGAGCCGCGACCACCTGCTGGTCGAGTGGTGGAAGCACGGCACCGCCGCCGGGGGCCCGCACACCTGGTCCTCGTACGTCAGCACCACCGAGCAGTACACGGAGTACTACCAGATCCACACCGACGACGCCGGCAAGCCGGTCGGCACCGGTTCGGTGGTGTTCCGCGAGTACTACGACCTGGCCGAGGACCCGTACCAGCTCACCAACAAGCTCTACCAGGCGAGCGCCCAGGACGAGCGGGACCTGGGCATCCCGGCGCTGGCCGCCACCCTGGCGGCCGACCGCACCGCCTGA
- a CDS encoding formylglycine-generating enzyme family protein — translation MPDCCAPDHQTSGGHRASGPPGPPLLTLTRRAAAPPVPPPPAPASAAAERAVRHLVELPGGPFLMGSDDPAGFPADGEGPVRAVEIGPLRIAPTAVTNAEFASFVKETGHVTDAERYGFSYVFGGFLPPALRADSPTVPGTPWWHAVAGATWRHPQGPGSDFTARQQHPVVHVSWNDATAYCSWAGARLPTEAEWEYAARGGPTGLRYPWGDELAPGGKEMLNIWQGDFPTRHTGRHRGTAPVRSYRPNGFGLYNTVGNVWEWCADRFSVDFHRSGPRTDPTGPPTGDARVMRGGSHLCHDSYCNRYRVGARSSNTPDSSTGNIGFRIAADAG, via the coding sequence ATGCCCGACTGCTGCGCACCCGACCACCAGACCTCCGGCGGCCACCGGGCCTCCGGCCCTCCGGGGCCGCCCCTGCTCACCCTCACCCGGCGGGCGGCCGCCCCGCCCGTGCCGCCGCCACCCGCTCCGGCCTCCGCCGCCGCGGAGCGGGCCGTCCGCCACCTGGTGGAGCTGCCGGGCGGCCCCTTCCTGATGGGCAGCGACGACCCGGCGGGCTTTCCCGCCGACGGGGAGGGTCCGGTCCGCGCGGTCGAGATCGGCCCCCTGCGCATCGCGCCCACCGCCGTCACCAACGCCGAGTTCGCCTCCTTCGTGAAGGAGACCGGCCACGTCACGGACGCCGAGCGGTACGGTTTCAGCTACGTCTTCGGCGGCTTCCTGCCGCCCGCGCTCCGCGCCGACTCCCCCACCGTGCCCGGCACCCCGTGGTGGCACGCCGTGGCCGGAGCCACCTGGCGCCACCCGCAGGGCCCCGGCTCCGACTTCACCGCCCGCCAGCAGCACCCGGTGGTCCACGTCTCCTGGAACGACGCCACGGCGTACTGCTCCTGGGCCGGCGCCCGCCTGCCCACCGAGGCCGAGTGGGAGTACGCCGCCCGTGGCGGGCCGACCGGGCTGCGCTACCCCTGGGGCGACGAACTCGCGCCCGGCGGAAAGGAGATGCTCAACATCTGGCAGGGCGACTTCCCCACCCGGCACACCGGGCGCCATCGCGGAACGGCGCCCGTGCGCTCGTACCGGCCGAACGGCTTCGGGCTCTACAACACGGTCGGCAACGTCTGGGAGTGGTGCGCGGACCGGTTCAGCGTCGACTTCCACCGCAGCGGCCCGCGTACCGACCCGACCGGGCCGCCCACCGGCGACGCCCGGGTGATGCGCGGCGGGTCCCACCTGTGCCACGACTCGTACTGCAACCGCTACCGGGTGGGCGCGCGCAGCTCGAACACACCGGACAGTTCGACCGGGAACATCGGCTTCCGGATCGCCGCGGACGCCGGCTGA
- a CDS encoding protein kinase: MNTGAPDARLVDGRFELLQRLGGGGMGLVWRARDNVLHREVALKEVRALDPAMAAADPDAARETRERVLREARACARLQHPNVAVIHHIVDSAEHPHPWLVMELVTGGSLADRLARGPLTVPEAAGIGRGVLAALRAAHGAGIQHRDVKPANVLLRPDGTPVLTDFGIAAMHDATALTATGALIGSPEYIAPERIRGNEGDPASDLWSLGMMLYVALEGHHPLRRGTSLATLAAVLDEPLPPPVRCGELGPLLSALLTRDPSARPDVDRIDRALAAAEATGGHIGGPPSAPAPWPQTFPDTPRPGQLPSAEHTPWPGQNAWPGQPSSAGQNSWPGQPSSAEHTPWPGQAGPGGVPAGLVTSPADRTTRLGRPLPAGASPSTWPATPGRPAAMGRAPRSTIRRITPPALSAAALAVTGVVIWTLVPFGNAGGGAAAQNGATGPASSSRSSGPAGAPPASQSAAQSAPAPTAAGSNTPPAAAAENLLTPAGLRTVIEAMRPSLSDGRVTELTVYPEYASAQAPTPADPSLFDELDYRDGKVTRTPGGTMSSDDETSDLRSFDWDALPALLKTAQATLNVPDPTSRYLIIGPDMFDGKPTIRVYLSNAYGSGFLWADAKGSVKRSHPRGS, from the coding sequence GTGAACACTGGAGCGCCGGACGCGCGGCTCGTCGACGGCCGATTCGAACTGCTGCAACGCCTGGGCGGCGGCGGGATGGGCCTGGTCTGGCGGGCGCGGGACAACGTCCTGCACCGCGAGGTCGCGCTCAAGGAGGTCCGGGCGCTCGACCCGGCGATGGCGGCGGCGGATCCGGACGCGGCGCGGGAGACCCGCGAGCGGGTGCTGCGCGAGGCCCGGGCGTGCGCCAGACTCCAGCACCCGAACGTCGCCGTCATCCACCACATCGTCGACAGTGCCGAACACCCGCACCCCTGGCTGGTCATGGAGTTGGTGACCGGCGGCAGCCTGGCCGACCGCCTGGCCCGGGGCCCGCTCACCGTGCCGGAGGCGGCCGGGATCGGCCGGGGCGTCCTCGCCGCGCTGCGGGCCGCCCACGGCGCCGGTATCCAGCACCGGGACGTCAAGCCCGCCAACGTCCTGCTGCGGCCCGACGGCACCCCGGTGCTCACCGACTTCGGTATCGCCGCCATGCACGACGCGACCGCCCTCACGGCCACCGGTGCGCTGATCGGCTCACCCGAGTACATCGCTCCCGAGCGGATCCGCGGCAACGAGGGCGACCCGGCCTCGGACCTGTGGTCGCTCGGAATGATGCTGTACGTCGCCCTCGAGGGCCACCACCCGCTGCGCCGGGGCACCTCGCTGGCGACGCTGGCCGCCGTACTGGACGAGCCGCTGCCACCGCCGGTGCGCTGCGGCGAGTTGGGGCCGCTGCTGTCCGCCCTGCTGACCCGCGACCCGTCGGCCCGGCCGGACGTCGACCGGATCGACCGCGCCCTGGCGGCCGCCGAGGCGACCGGTGGCCACATCGGCGGCCCACCGTCGGCACCGGCACCCTGGCCGCAGACGTTCCCCGACACCCCCCGGCCCGGACAGCTCCCCTCGGCGGAGCACACCCCCTGGCCCGGACAGAACGCCTGGCCCGGACAGCCCTCCTCGGCCGGGCAGAACTCATGGCCCGGACAGCCCTCCTCGGCGGAACACACCCCCTGGCCCGGACAGGCCGGCCCCGGCGGCGTCCCGGCCGGCCTGGTCACCTCGCCCGCCGACCGGACCACCCGGCTCGGCCGGCCCCTGCCCGCCGGGGCGTCCCCCTCGACGTGGCCGGCCACGCCCGGGCGGCCGGCCGCCATGGGCCGGGCCCCGCGCTCGACCATCCGGCGCATCACGCCCCCCGCGCTGTCGGCGGCCGCGCTCGCCGTCACCGGTGTGGTGATCTGGACGCTCGTCCCCTTCGGCAACGCGGGTGGCGGGGCCGCGGCGCAGAACGGTGCCACCGGCCCCGCGAGCAGTTCCCGGTCCTCCGGCCCGGCCGGCGCCCCGCCTGCCTCGCAGTCCGCCGCGCAGTCCGCCCCGGCGCCGACCGCCGCCGGGAGCAACACGCCGCCCGCCGCCGCCGCCGAGAACCTGCTCACCCCGGCCGGTCTGCGGACCGTGATCGAGGCGATGCGCCCGTCGCTCTCCGACGGCCGGGTCACGGAGCTCACCGTCTACCCGGAGTACGCCAGCGCGCAGGCCCCTACCCCGGCCGATCCCTCGCTCTTCGACGAACTCGACTACCGCGACGGGAAGGTGACCCGCACCCCCGGCGGCACGATGAGCTCCGACGACGAGACCTCGGATCTGCGCAGCTTCGACTGGGACGCCCTCCCGGCCCTGCTCAAGACCGCGCAGGCCACCCTGAACGTGCCCGATCCGACGAGCCGCTACCTGATCATCGGCCCGGACATGTTCGACGGGAAACCGACCATCCGGGTGTACCTCTCCAACGCCTACGGCAGCGGCTTCCTCTGGGCGGACGCCAAGGGCTCCGTGAAGCGGTCCCATCCACGCGGATCCTGA
- a CDS encoding VanZ family protein — protein sequence MEGPEPAPVRRSWRRTAVKLLVLLAAFVGMVAFAVALARITLVPVPGAVGQVHSNLRPGDSLRHYFLHATTLDAARQVGGNVLLGVPFGVLLPVLWPRARGLFRVLIRTAAVMLLVELVQGALITGRAFDIDDVILNTTGALLGYLLLGRRLARTVTRRSTAPVGGSKSTEGTRSWHRMERLPEPIPAKRKP from the coding sequence GTGGAAGGACCGGAGCCGGCCCCGGTACGGCGGTCCTGGCGCAGGACGGCGGTCAAGCTCCTCGTGCTGCTGGCGGCCTTCGTGGGCATGGTCGCGTTCGCCGTGGCGCTGGCGCGCATCACCCTGGTGCCGGTGCCGGGCGCGGTGGGGCAGGTGCACAGCAACCTGCGCCCCGGAGACTCGCTGCGCCACTACTTCCTGCACGCCACCACGCTGGACGCGGCGCGGCAGGTGGGTGGAAACGTCCTGCTCGGCGTGCCGTTCGGGGTGCTGCTGCCGGTCCTCTGGCCGAGGGCCCGGGGGCTGTTCCGGGTGCTGATCCGGACGGCGGCGGTGATGCTGCTGGTCGAACTGGTCCAGGGCGCCCTCATCACCGGGCGGGCCTTCGACATCGACGACGTGATCCTCAACACGACCGGCGCGCTGCTCGGCTACCTGCTCCTCGGGCGCCGACTGGCGCGGACGGTCACCCGCCGCTCGACTGCGCCCGTCGGTGGCTCCAAATCAACTGAGGGCACGCGGAGTTGGCATCGAATGGAGCGTTTGCCGGAGCCGATCCCGGCAAAGCGGAAGCCATGA
- a CDS encoding DUF4232 domain-containing protein, translated as MPVPSARPAASVALLALALLAAGCSSGSGSPAGAGGAPSASVAAPSAASSPPSPGQPSSPGPSSAPTASGSASESARTPAPGASSRPPAAGGAVASCRSDQLTVAQADPGVGAGQYYAELVFTNVSAAACTLTGYPGVSYVVADGVQSGNAAVRTTGTPAPTVTLGPRGTAKAALHDSNGVGGYPPEECMLTPAKGLRVYPPGEKAALFLPWDTEHCAGPTVHALTVGPVQG; from the coding sequence ATGCCTGTCCCGTCCGCCCGCCCGGCCGCCTCCGTCGCGTTGCTGGCCCTCGCCCTGCTGGCAGCGGGCTGCTCCTCGGGGAGCGGCTCCCCGGCGGGGGCGGGCGGGGCACCGTCCGCCTCGGTGGCCGCGCCGTCGGCCGCCTCCTCACCCCCGTCGCCCGGGCAGCCGTCCTCGCCCGGGCCGTCCTCGGCACCGACGGCGTCCGGGTCGGCCTCGGAGTCGGCCCGGACGCCCGCCCCGGGCGCCTCCTCCCGGCCGCCCGCGGCGGGCGGCGCGGTGGCGTCCTGCCGCAGCGACCAGCTCACGGTGGCCCAGGCCGACCCGGGCGTCGGCGCCGGGCAGTACTACGCGGAGCTGGTCTTCACCAACGTCTCCGCCGCCGCCTGCACCCTGACCGGGTATCCCGGCGTGTCGTACGTGGTCGCGGACGGCGTCCAGTCCGGTAACGCCGCCGTCCGCACCACCGGTACGCCGGCTCCCACCGTCACGCTCGGGCCGCGGGGCACCGCCAAGGCCGCACTTCACGACAGCAACGGCGTCGGCGGGTATCCGCCCGAGGAGTGCATGCTCACCCCGGCCAAGGGGCTGCGCGTCTACCCGCCCGGCGAGAAGGCCGCGCTCTTCCTGCCCTGGGACACCGAACACTGCGCGGGCCCGACCGTCCACGCGCTGACGGTCGGCCCCGTCCAGGGGTGA
- a CDS encoding DUF1232 domain-containing protein: protein MDGKGMFWLVAGGVVIAATIAVAVVLVVKLVRVRRVLGSTGIPMSNKVLFWSSIVYLVSPVDLLPDPVLLDDIAFLLVALRSLNKAALRAGVLGAGRRQAGQGDGLPARPTR, encoded by the coding sequence GTGGACGGCAAGGGGATGTTCTGGCTGGTGGCCGGCGGGGTGGTGATCGCGGCCACCATCGCCGTCGCGGTCGTCCTGGTGGTGAAGCTCGTACGCGTGCGGCGGGTGCTCGGGTCCACCGGCATCCCGATGTCGAACAAGGTCCTGTTCTGGTCGTCGATCGTCTATCTGGTCAGCCCGGTCGACCTGCTGCCGGATCCCGTCCTGCTGGACGACATCGCCTTCCTGCTGGTCGCCCTGCGCTCGCTGAACAAGGCCGCGCTCCGGGCGGGCGTCCTGGGCGCCGGCCGCCGGCAGGCCGGCCAGGGGGACGGGCTGCCCGCCCGGCCGACCCGGTAG